GCACGCGGAACAGACGTAAACGATGCGGGCCTTGGCCACGGGTTACTTCTTGTCGGAGGGCTGCTGGCCGGCCTGGGGCGCCAGCTCCTGGTAATCGGTGACCGTCAAGGAGAAGCTGCCCAGGTTCGCCGGGGGGTTGGGGAACACGAACATGAAGGGAATCTCTTCCCCGGGCTTGACGCTGCCGTTGTTGAGCAGGATCTCCTGCACGGAGTTCAGGCGCGCTTCCATGTCGGCCTGCTGCATGGTCTTGAGCTCGAAGTTGCTGGCCTTGGGGCCGGCGGTGATGGACTTGCTCAGCACAGGGGCGTCCGCCGGGTCGAGCAGCGTGGCGTCGATCTTCACCTGGCCGACCACCACGGGCGACCTGTTGACGATCTTGCCTTCGATCACGAACAGCTTCCCGATCTTCTCATTCTCGGTGAAGTAGTACTGGTTCGACTCGATGACGAGGGAGGCGACATGGCTGGGGGCCTGCGGCTGCTGAGCGGGCTCCTTCTTGGGCTGTTTGGACTGATCGGCGGCCTGGGGAGCGCCCTCCATGGCTGAAGCCGGGGTCTTCTTGGCGAAGGGCCAGAATTCCATGAAATAGGCGGCCGTGGCCCCGGCCCCTCCCAGGACCACGACGCCGAGGAGGATGGCCAGGATCAGCGACTTGCGGGAGAGGCCTTCCGAAGCGGGTTTCTCCTGCTTGCCGAATTCGATGGTTGCGAAGTCCGCCGAGGTGAAGTCTTCCCCCGGCAGCCCCGCGTCGACATAGGGATCTTTCTTGCGCTGAGCGTCGAGATGGCTGGCGAAATCGTTCGAGACGTCGGGTTCGTCCTCCCCCTGGACGGGCCATACGGGCGATGCGCCCGTATCCCCGAAGCCGGGGAAATCTTCGGGCGTGGGGGCGTCCACATGGAACTTGTGCTTGCACACCGTGCAGCGGACCGTTGCGCCATCCTGCCCCACCCGCTCGTCGGGGAGGTTGTACGTCGTCTGGCAGTTCGGGCATTCGACTTTCATGGCATCAGCAACCTTTTGGTTGGAGCAATTCATAGACCGCCGGGAGACACCGGTAGTCTTCTGCAAAGTCCAGGCCGTACCCCACTAGAAAGCCCTTTGCCAGCCGGAATCCGTAAAAGTCAACCTTCACGTGAGCCTGACGCCGCTCGGCCTTGTCGATAAGGCTGCACAGCTTCACCGAGAGGGGGTTGCGGGCGCGCAACACATCCAGGAGCAGGGCCATCGAATGGCCCGTATCCACGATATCCTCCACCACCAGGATGTGCTTGCCCTCCACGGGCGTCTCCAGGTCCTGCAGGAACTTGAGCTCCCCCGGGGAGTTCTTGCAGCCGTAACTGGCCAGGCGCACGAAATCCACACGTGCGGGAACGGTCAGGCTGCGCACAACATCCGAGAGGAACATGAACGCGCCCTTGAGCACGCCCACCACAAGGAGGTCCTTCCCGGCATATTCGGCGGAGATTGCGGCGCCAAGCTCCTCCACGCGGCTGGCGATGGCCTCGCGCGTGATGACGGGGATCAGGTTCTCGTACACCGCCTACAGCTCCATCTTCATGGCTATTTCGTCGCACTCGGGGAATTTGGGGCAATGGATGCAGTCCGCCCAGACCTTCTGGGGCAGCTCGTCCTTGCTGACCACCTCGAAGCCCATCTTGCTGAAGAACTCGCTCTGGTAGGTGAGCGTGAACACCTTGTACACGCCCAGGGTCACCGCCTCGGAGAGGCAGGCTTCCACCAGCTTGCGGCCCCAGCCCTGCTTCTGCAGGTCCTTGTGGACCACCAGGGAGCGAATCTCGGCCAGATTCTCCCAGCACAGCGAGAGCGCGCAACACCCCTTGACCTCCTTGCCCTCGCGCGAGGCCAGGACGTAGAAGTCACGCAGGTGGGAGTACAGCTGGGTGAAGGAGCGCGGCAGAAGCAGTTCGCCGCGCGCGGAATCCATCAGCAGGGCGTGGATGGCCTTGACGTCCTCGATGCGCGCCTTGCGCAGGAAGTACTCCGCCATTCTAGGAGCCCAGCAGCTTGTTGATCATTTTCTCCAGCTCGGCTCCGGTGACGAAACCCTCGATGGCTTTGACCATCTCGCCCTTGGGCGAATACACCATCGTGCGCGGGATGGAGCGCAGCGAAAAGGCTTGGGGCACATCGGCCTTTGCCAGATAGACGGGGTAGTTGAACCCGGCCTTGGACGCGAACTTGGAGAACATGGCGGGGTCCTGGTCGATGCTCACGCCGATGAGCAGCAGCTTGTTCTCGGGTATGCGTTTGCGAAGCTCGATCAAGTCGGGGATTTCCTGGCGGCATGGAGGGCACCAGGAAGCCCAGAAGTTCACCACCACGACCTTGCCTTTGGCCTGGCTGACGGCCTTGATGATGTCCTGGCTGGAGATCAGCGCTTCGGGCCTGTTCTGGGCCTGGGCCAGGGAGCTGCCGAGCAGCAGGACACACAGCAGAAAAGCGAATGAATATTTATACATGGCAACCATTGATTCGTTGGATTGTTGACGGACCGGCCAAATATATAACGTCTCGGCCTAGGCGTCCATGAGCTGTTTAGCGACTCGCACGGCCTCCACGGCGTCGGCGGCGTAGCCGTCAGCGCCGATGGACCGGGCATAGGCCTCAGAGACCACGGCCCCGCCCACGAAGACCTTCTGATCCATGCCGTTCTCGCGCAGCAGCTTCACCGTGTCCTCCATGCGGACCATGGTGGTGGTCATCAGGGCGGAAAGGCCGATCACGCGCGCCCCCTGCTCCCTGGCGGCCTCCACGATCCGGGCGGCGGGCACGTCCTTGCCCAGGTCCAGCACGTCGAAGCCGTGGTTGGCCAGCATCAGGCCCACGATGTTCTTGCCGATGTCGTGGATGTCGCCCTCAACGGTGGCCAGCACGACCTTGGGCCGTACCGCCCCCTTGTTCGCGGCCTCCAGCAGGGGCTTGAGGCGGGCGAACCCGGCCTGCATGGTCTCGGCGGAGAGGAGCAGCTGGGGCAGGAAGTACTCCTTGCGCTCGTAGAGCACGCCCACGTCCATGATGCCCGGGATGAGCTCCTGGTTGAGGATGGCGTCGGGAGCCTCCCCGCGGGTAAGCGCCTCCTCCACCATTTCGAGCACCTGGGCCTTGCGCCCGGCCACCACGGCCTCGCGCAGGGTCTTCACCTCCACGGCGGCCTTTTTGGCTGTGACACCGCCCTCGCCCCCGCCGTATTTCCAGCCGGAGCAGGCCTCGATGAAGCGTCCGGCCTGCGGGTCGCGCGCCAGAAGCACCTCGGAGGCGAAGCCCACCTCGCGCGGCAGCGGCGTGGACGGGTTGGAGATGTGCGCGCCCATTCCCGCGCCCAGGCACATGGCCAGAAACGTGGAGTTGAGCAGCTCGCGCGCGGGCAGGCCGAAGGAAATGTTGGAAAGCCCCAGCACCGTGGGCAGCTTGAGCACATTGGCGCAGTGGCGGATGGTCTCCAGGCAGTGGCGGGCGGCCTCGGGCTTGGAGGAAACCGTCAGGGCAAGGGCGTCCACCAGCACGAGCCTGCGCGGGATGCCCAGAGCGTCGGATTTCGTAAGCAACGCCTCGATGGCCGCGATGCGCTCCGCGGCCGTGACCGGGAGCTTCTTGCCAGCCAGGGGCAGCAGGATGAAGGGCGCGCCGTGCAGCTTGCACAGGGGGCCGAGCTCCTCCATGCGGCCGGGTTCGCCGCTGATGGAGTTCACCAGGGCGGAGCCGGGCACGGACCACAGGCCCTCCACCAGGGCTTCGGCCTTGGTGCTGTCCAGGCACAGGGGGGTAAGGAAGCGGCTGGAGAGCTGTTTGACCAGCCGGGGCAGCAGTTCATCCTCTTTCACCATGGGGGCGCCCACGTTCACGTCCAGCAGCCCGGCCCCGGCCTGCACCTGCTCTTCGGCAAGGCGCAGGGCCTCGGTGAACTCCCCGGCCTGCAGCTCCTCGGTGAGGACCTTCTTGCCCGTGGGGTTGATGCGCTCGCCGATGCACACGGCGGGCAGCCCAACCCCGATGCACACGGAGCGCGAGCGGGAGGTGACCACCAGCGGGCGGCCCTCGGCGGGCTCGGGCCTGCTCCAGGCGCGGCCTTCGGCCAGCCTGGCCAGGGCCTGGATGTGCGCGGGCGTGGTGCCGCAGCAACCCGAAACGCACTTGGCGCCCATATCAAGGAAGGGAACCATGTGATCGGCGAACTCGTCGGGACCCATGGGGTAGACGGTCACGCCGTTTTCCAGGCGCGGCAGCCCGGCGTTGGGCTTGATGAAGAACGGCGTGTCGATGCGGGGCAGGAAATCCTTGGCCACCTGGACCATCTGCTCGGGGCCCAGTCCGCAGTTGACGCCGAGCAGGTCCACCCCGAGGTTCTGCATGGTGTCGGCGAAAACGGACGAAGGCGTCCCGGTGAGGGAGCCGGCCGGCTCGAAGGTCATGAGCACGGCCACGGGTAGGTCGCAGACCTCGCGCGTGGCCAGCACCACGGCCTTGGCCTCGGCCAGGTCGAAGTGGGTCTCGGCGATGATAAGATCCGCCCCGCCTTCCACGAGGCCCCTGATCTGCTCGGCGAAAGCAGCCACCATCTCACGCATGGTCACGGTGCCCAGAGGTTCGATGAAGTGGCCGGTGGGGCCCACGCTTCCCGCCACGAAGTTGGCGTCGCCAGCGGCCTGCCTGGCCACAAGGGCCATTTCGCGGCTCACGCGGCGGATGTCCGTGCCGGGGGGGAGCTTGAAGCGGGTGCCGCCGAAGGTGTTGGAGGTCACAACGCGGGCGCCGGCGCGGAGGTAGTCCTCGTGGACGGCGCGGACCATGCCCGGGTTGTCGAGGCCCCACAGTTCAGGGGATGCACCCGGGGGCAACCCCCTGGCCTGAAGCAACGTGCCCATGGCACCGTCGAAAACTATGATGCCGCCGTCCGACAGCGCTTTGCGAAAATCCGCCACCAGTCATCCTCCTTGGGGGTCCGAGCCACGTTCTCGTACTGAAAATCGTTGAATCCGGCAAATGAAAAGCGTATGGATAATACCTTCCAGCGTTTTACGCCACTTGGACAAGTACATGAGCAACAGCACGAACCAGCCCGAGGAGCCAGAACTCCTTCCTGCGGACGCCGAAGAGGTTTCTTCGGAGCACGACCTTTATTCGCCCGAAACGGAAGACTCCCCCGACGACGACGATGCCGCCCTCGTCGCAGAGGCCGGCCTCGACGAGGAGGCCAACCTCCCCGCGTTGAAGGTGCAGCATGTGCCCGCCGCCTCCCGGGACAACCTGCACGCCTACCTGCGCGAGATCAGCAAGTTCCCCATGCTCAAGCCCGACGAGGAGTTCGAGCTTGCCCGCCGCGTGCGCGACGAGGGTGACCAGAAGGCGGCCTTCCGCCTGGTCACCTCGCACCTGCGCCTGGTGGTGAAGATCGCCATGGACTTCCAGCGCCGCTGGGCCCAGAACGTGGCGGACCTCATCCAGGAGGGCAACGTGGGGCTCATGCGGGCGGTGAAGAAGTTCGACCCCGAGAAGGGCATCAAGTTCTCCTACTACGCCGCCTACTGGATCAAGGCCTACATCCTTAAATACATCATGGACAACTGGCGGCTCGTGCGCATCGGCACCACCCAGGCCCAGCGCACCCTGTTCTACAACCTGAACAAGGAACGCCAGCGCCTGACCTCGCAGGGCTTCGACCCGTCGGCGAGCAACATCTCAAAGAGCCTCAACGTCTCCGAGGCCGACGTGCTGGAGATGGACCAGCGCATGGCCCGCAACGACCTCTCGCTGGACATCACCCTGGGCGACGATTCCACCTCCACCCGGCTGGACTACCTGCCCGCGCTCACCCCCGGCATCGAGGACATGCTCGCCAAGGACGAGATCGCGGGCTTGGTGGAGAAACACCTGCAGAGCATCATCCCGGAACTCTCCGACAAGGAGCGCGACCTGCTGGAGCAGCGCATCCTTTCCGACTCCCCGGTGACCCTGCGCGAAATCGGCAACAAGTACGGCATCACCCGCGAGCGGGTGCGCCAGATCGAGACCAGACTGCTCGAAAAGATCCGCAGCCACTTCGTCAAGCGCATAGGCGACTTCTCGGCAGAGTGGATCCGCAAAGAAGAGTGAAGCCCCCATGTTCAGATACGCCTTCGTCATCGCCCTGGCGCTCGGCCTTGCCGCCTGCGCCCCGAAGAAACCCGCGCCCGCTGACGTGACCGAGAGGGGCCTCTCCCCCCAGGCCGCCGCGGACTACTATTTCCTCATCTACCAGGATCTCTCCCGCAAGGGGCAACCCCAGCAGGGGGCTGCCGTGCTGGAGAAGATCATTGAGCTCGCGCCCACCCCGGAACTCTACCGCGACCTGGCCAACATCTATTGGGGCATGGCCCAGCCCGACAAGACGCGCGAGGTGCTGGAGCGCGGCCTGGCCGTCTACCCGGAGGACAAGACCCTCCA
This genomic stretch from Fundidesulfovibrio soli harbors:
- a CDS encoding DUF3426 domain-containing protein, yielding MKVECPNCQTTYNLPDERVGQDGATVRCTVCKHKFHVDAPTPEDFPGFGDTGASPVWPVQGEDEPDVSNDFASHLDAQRKKDPYVDAGLPGEDFTSADFATIEFGKQEKPASEGLSRKSLILAILLGVVVLGGAGATAAYFMEFWPFAKKTPASAMEGAPQAADQSKQPKKEPAQQPQAPSHVASLVIESNQYYFTENEKIGKLFVIEGKIVNRSPVVVGQVKIDATLLDPADAPVLSKSITAGPKASNFELKTMQQADMEARLNSVQEILLNNGSVKPGEEIPFMFVFPNPPANLGSFSLTVTDYQELAPQAGQQPSDKK
- the hpt gene encoding hypoxanthine phosphoribosyltransferase, with product MYENLIPVITREAIASRVEELGAAISAEYAGKDLLVVGVLKGAFMFLSDVVRSLTVPARVDFVRLASYGCKNSPGELKFLQDLETPVEGKHILVVEDIVDTGHSMALLLDVLRARNPLSVKLCSLIDKAERRQAHVKVDFYGFRLAKGFLVGYGLDFAEDYRCLPAVYELLQPKGC
- a CDS encoding N-acetyltransferase produces the protein MAEYFLRKARIEDVKAIHALLMDSARGELLLPRSFTQLYSHLRDFYVLASREGKEVKGCCALSLCWENLAEIRSLVVHKDLQKQGWGRKLVEACLSEAVTLGVYKVFTLTYQSEFFSKMGFEVVSKDELPQKVWADCIHCPKFPECDEIAMKMEL
- a CDS encoding TlpA family protein disulfide reductase yields the protein MYKYSFAFLLCVLLLGSSLAQAQNRPEALISSQDIIKAVSQAKGKVVVVNFWASWCPPCRQEIPDLIELRKRIPENKLLLIGVSIDQDPAMFSKFASKAGFNYPVYLAKADVPQAFSLRSIPRTMVYSPKGEMVKAIEGFVTGAELEKMINKLLGS
- a CDS encoding homocysteine S-methyltransferase family protein, with amino-acid sequence MADFRKALSDGGIIVFDGAMGTLLQARGLPPGASPELWGLDNPGMVRAVHEDYLRAGARVVTSNTFGGTRFKLPPGTDIRRVSREMALVARQAAGDANFVAGSVGPTGHFIEPLGTVTMREMVAAFAEQIRGLVEGGADLIIAETHFDLAEAKAVVLATREVCDLPVAVLMTFEPAGSLTGTPSSVFADTMQNLGVDLLGVNCGLGPEQMVQVAKDFLPRIDTPFFIKPNAGLPRLENGVTVYPMGPDEFADHMVPFLDMGAKCVSGCCGTTPAHIQALARLAEGRAWSRPEPAEGRPLVVTSRSRSVCIGVGLPAVCIGERINPTGKKVLTEELQAGEFTEALRLAEEQVQAGAGLLDVNVGAPMVKEDELLPRLVKQLSSRFLTPLCLDSTKAEALVEGLWSVPGSALVNSISGEPGRMEELGPLCKLHGAPFILLPLAGKKLPVTAAERIAAIEALLTKSDALGIPRRLVLVDALALTVSSKPEAARHCLETIRHCANVLKLPTVLGLSNISFGLPARELLNSTFLAMCLGAGMGAHISNPSTPLPREVGFASEVLLARDPQAGRFIEACSGWKYGGGEGGVTAKKAAVEVKTLREAVVAGRKAQVLEMVEEALTRGEAPDAILNQELIPGIMDVGVLYERKEYFLPQLLLSAETMQAGFARLKPLLEAANKGAVRPKVVLATVEGDIHDIGKNIVGLMLANHGFDVLDLGKDVPAARIVEAAREQGARVIGLSALMTTTMVRMEDTVKLLRENGMDQKVFVGGAVVSEAYARSIGADGYAADAVEAVRVAKQLMDA
- a CDS encoding sigma-70 family RNA polymerase sigma factor, whose protein sequence is MSNSTNQPEEPELLPADAEEVSSEHDLYSPETEDSPDDDDAALVAEAGLDEEANLPALKVQHVPAASRDNLHAYLREISKFPMLKPDEEFELARRVRDEGDQKAAFRLVTSHLRLVVKIAMDFQRRWAQNVADLIQEGNVGLMRAVKKFDPEKGIKFSYYAAYWIKAYILKYIMDNWRLVRIGTTQAQRTLFYNLNKERQRLTSQGFDPSASNISKSLNVSEADVLEMDQRMARNDLSLDITLGDDSTSTRLDYLPALTPGIEDMLAKDEIAGLVEKHLQSIIPELSDKERDLLEQRILSDSPVTLREIGNKYGITRERVRQIETRLLEKIRSHFVKRIGDFSAEWIRKEE